The proteins below come from a single Bactrocera dorsalis isolate Fly_Bdor chromosome 5, ASM2337382v1, whole genome shotgun sequence genomic window:
- the LOC105224827 gene encoding cuticle protein 16.5 isoform X1: protein MFKLFAVCFLALFAVVFGAAKPGLLAAPLAYSAPLAAAPVAAAYAAPVAAAYSAPLAYTAGYAGYVAPYASSYSAHSIAHSAAFPAAYAAAPVVAAPAPVLAAAPAVAVLRK from the coding sequence TTCGCTGTCTGCTTCTTGGCTCTCTTCGCCGTCGTCTTCGGTGCTGCTAAACCCGGTCTCTTGGCTGCTCCATTGGCTTACTCCGCTCCTTTAGCCGCTGCCCCAGTTGCTGCTGCCTATGCCGCTCCAGTCGCCGCTGCTTACTCCGCTCCCCTCGCCTACACCGCAGGATATGCTGGTTACGTTGCACCCTACGCCAGCAGCTACTCCGCTCACTCGATTGCCCACTCCGCCGCTTTCCCAGCTGCCTATGCCGCTGCTCCAGTTGTCGCGGCGCCAGCACCAGTGCTTGCTGCTGCCCCAGCCGTCGCTGTGTTGCGCAAATA
- the LOC105224827 gene encoding cuticle protein 16.5 isoform X2 has protein sequence MFKLFAVCFLALFAVVFGAAKPGLLAAPLAYSAPLAAAPVAAAYAAPVAAAYSAPLAYTAGYAGYVAPYASSYSAHSIAHSAAFPAAYAAAPVVAAPAPVLAAAPAVAVLRK, from the exons ATGTTCAAATTG TTCGCTGTCTGCTTCTTGGCTCTCTTCGCCGTCGTCTTCGGTGCTGCTAAACCCGGTCTCTTGGCTGCTCCATTGGCTTACTCCGCTCCTTTAGCCGCTGCCCCAGTTGCTGCTGCCTATGCCGCTCCAGTCGCCGCTGCTTACTCCGCTCCCCTCGCCTACACCGCAGGATATGCTGGTTACGTTGCACCCTACGCCAGCAGCTACTCCGCTCACTCGATTGCCCACTCCGCCGCTTTCCCAGCTGCCTATGCCGCTGCTCCAGTTGTCGCGGCGCCAGCACCAGTGCTTGCTGCTGCCCCAGCCGTCGCTGTGTTGCGCAAATA